One Anopheles merus strain MAF unplaced genomic scaffold, AmerM5.1 LNR4000730, whole genome shotgun sequence genomic region harbors:
- the LOC121602945 gene encoding FERM, ARHGEF and pleckstrin domain-containing protein 2-like, whose translation MMMMMMMLNENDYHGINGNVSLDRRSEIVQSPNRYELALGTADKSNNNSLSRGETGSYDLGSAEARARNNNGHFGGSNGGALHTVDENMINNNYQNQQPSATNGQTSSGVGLGNGNSGTLRSIDEEMRKKKWPTDRAYFLAKELLMTERTYKKDLDVINTWFREELTPEDLENLQPLFQYFESMLEHHSVFLRDLEHRILLWEGRGGHETHRIGDVMLKNMVVLPIYDEYVESHREILERLNDLYDNDDKFQQTYREFELQKVCYLPISYFILKPLHRLLHYELLLELLLAHYGEDHFDRTDCHGTLMMLTRSTEVIRRELTASENHSLLCEIQRDIDGYDGLVQPDRKLIRQGCLLKHSKRGLQQRMFFLFSDVLLYAVKSPVTQTFKVLGHVPVRSLLTENAEHNAFVIFGGQRAITVSAGTTVEKTLWLEELAKAANSLKYKPQTQLPIVSIKTCTSSEENLEACGLSSALVPPAAARQPSPRNNTALHVCWHRGVTICLDDHLRSGRNQISGYLLRKFKNSSGWQKLWVVLTSFCLYFYKSYSDDAALASLPLLGYTVGPPGIQDAVQKEYVFKLSFKNHTYFFRAESEHTYNRWMEVLRSATQIQESRSSPTINSNNLINNNGSNGN comes from the exons atgatgatgatgatgatgatgttgaacGAGA ATGATTACCACGGTATCAATGGGAACGTTTCGCTCGATCGGCGAAGCGAGATCGTGCAATCGCCGAACCGGTACGAGCTGGCCCTGGGCACGGCGGATAAGTCGAACAACAATTCCCTGTCCCGGGGCGAAACGGGCAGCTACGATCTGGGCAGCGCGGAAGCTCGAGCCAGGAACAACAATGGCCACTTCGGTGGCAGCAACGGGGGTGCGCTGCACACGGTGGACGAGAACATGATCAACAACAACTACCAAAACCAACAGCCCTCAGCCACCAACGGGCAAACGTCGTCCGGTGTCGGTCTGGGCAATGGCAACAGTGGCACGCTGCGCTCGATCGACGAGGAGATGCGCAAGAAGAAGTGGCCGACCGACCGGGCCTACTTCCTCGCGAAGGAGCTGCTCATGACGGAGCGAACGTACAAGAAGGATTTGGACGTTATCAACACG tGGTTTCGCGAGGAGCTTACACCGGAAGATTTGGAAAATCTTCAACCTCTGTTTCAGTATTTTGAGTCGATGCTGGAGCATCACAGCGTCTTTCTGCGCGATCTCGAGCATCGGATATTGCTGTGGGAAGGGCGCGGCGGTCACGAAACACATCGAATTGGCGACGTAATGCTGAAGAATATGGTCGTTTTGCCG ATATACGACGAGTACGTCGAGAGTCATCGCGAAATTTTGGAGCGTCTGAACGACCTGtacgacaacgacgacaagTTCCAGCAAACGTACCGGGAGTTTGAGCTGCAGAAGGTATGCTATCTGCCGATCAGCTACTTCATCCTGAAGCCACTGCACCGGCTGCTGCActacgagctgctgctggagctgctgctggcgcaCTACGGCGAAGATCACTTCGATCGCACGGATTGCCACGGTACGCTGATGATGCTGACCCGCTCGACCGAGGTGATCAGGCGCGAGCTGACGGCGTCGGAAAACCACAGCCTGCTGTGCGAAATCCAGCGCGACATCGACGGGTACGATGGGCTGGTGCAGCCGGACCGGAAGCTGATCCGGCAGGGCTGCCTACTGAAGCATTCCAAGCGCGGGCTGCAGCAGCGCATGTTCTTCCTGTTCTCCGACGTGTTGCTGTACGCGGTAAAGTCCCCGGTGACGCAGACGTTCAAGGTGCTCGGCCACGTGCCGGTCCGTTCGCTGCTGACGGAGAATGCGGAGCACAACGCGTTTGTGATATTTGGCGGGCAGCGGGCAATCACCGTGAGTGCGGGCACCACGGTCGAGAAGACGCTCTGGCTGGAGGAGCTGGCGAAGGCGGCCAACAGTCTGAAGTACAAACCCCAGACCCAGCTGCCCATCGTGTCGATCAAAACATGCA CATCGTCTGAGGAAAATCTGGAAGCTTGCGGATTGAGCAGTGCGCTTGTGCCACCGGCCGCAGCCAGGCAGCCATCGCCTCGCAACAACACGGCCCTGCACGTGTGTTGGCATCGTGGCGTCACGATCTGTCTCGACGATCATCTTCGCTCGGGAAGG AATCAAATTTCGGGCTACTTGCTGCGAAAGTTTAAAAACAGCTCCGGCTGGCAGAAGCTTTGGGTCGTGCTGACATCGTTCTGTCTGTACTTCTACAAGAGCTACTCGGACGATGCGGCCCTTGCCAGCTTGCCACTGCTCGGGTACACGGTAGGGCCTCCCGGCATTCAGGATGCGGTGCAGAAGGAGTACGTCTTTAAGCTTTCGTTCAAAAACCACACCTACTTCTTCCGCGCAGAGAGTGAGCACACGTACAATCG gTGGATGGAGGTGTTGCGTAGCGCCACTCAAATTCAGGAATCCCGCTCATCGCCCACAATCAACTCGAACAATCTAATCAACAATAACGGTAGCAACGGAAACTAA